One genomic window of Candidatus Eisenbacteria bacterium includes the following:
- a CDS encoding NapC/NirT family cytochrome c: MSAESPPPVPLPTRIREALRSRGWRTAGLGAGILAAVGLIGLFITVEVTSQPQFCGSCHIMKPYYDSWRHSSHKNIECVDCHIPPGVTAEIHKKFEALSMVASYFTATYGTNPWTEIEDAACLRCHERRLLMGKEMVGDVLFDHSAHLVEMRRGKTLRCTSCHSQIVQGSHIAVTTSTCILCHFKGQKAGEGSARCTLCHLNPRKTVRAGEVQFDHSKAEEFGMECVWCHAQPAGSTGEVPRERCVTCHNQQARLEKYRDTDLLHRKHVAEHKIDCMDCHLLLEHVTPVDAKLAATRINTAASECKSCHDTSHSPQLSLYTGTGGRGVPAMPSVMYQAGVRCEGCHMELPGHGGEVNRASNVSCMACHGAAYEKIYRNWKEGTERRTAAVANQLDATARALGAGDPRLADARHNLALVRRAHGIHNVPYSYALLRK; encoded by the coding sequence TTGAGCGCCGAGTCACCTCCCCCCGTCCCTCTTCCAACCCGTATCCGCGAGGCGCTCCGTTCCAGAGGATGGCGCACGGCCGGGCTGGGCGCGGGGATCCTCGCGGCCGTGGGCCTGATCGGGCTCTTCATCACGGTCGAGGTGACGAGCCAGCCACAGTTCTGCGGGTCGTGCCACATCATGAAGCCCTACTACGACTCCTGGCGGCACTCCTCGCACAAGAACATCGAGTGTGTCGACTGCCACATCCCGCCGGGCGTGACCGCCGAGATCCACAAGAAGTTCGAGGCCCTCTCCATGGTGGCCAGCTACTTCACGGCGACGTACGGCACCAACCCGTGGACCGAGATCGAGGATGCCGCGTGTCTCCGCTGCCACGAGCGGCGCCTCCTGATGGGGAAGGAGATGGTCGGCGATGTCCTCTTCGACCACTCCGCCCATCTGGTCGAGATGCGGCGCGGGAAGACCCTCCGCTGCACGTCGTGCCACTCCCAGATCGTGCAAGGGAGTCACATTGCCGTCACCACGTCGACCTGCATCCTCTGCCACTTCAAGGGACAGAAGGCGGGCGAAGGATCGGCGCGCTGCACGCTCTGCCATCTCAACCCGAGGAAGACGGTTCGCGCCGGCGAGGTCCAGTTCGATCACTCCAAGGCGGAGGAGTTCGGCATGGAGTGCGTGTGGTGTCACGCGCAACCGGCGGGAAGCACCGGCGAGGTCCCTCGCGAGCGGTGCGTCACGTGCCACAACCAGCAAGCCCGGCTGGAGAAGTACCGCGACACGGACCTACTCCACCGGAAGCACGTCGCCGAGCACAAGATCGACTGCATGGATTGCCACCTGCTGCTGGAGCACGTGACGCCGGTCGACGCCAAGCTCGCCGCGACACGGATCAACACGGCCGCCTCCGAGTGCAAGAGCTGCCACGACACGAGCCACTCGCCGCAGCTGAGCCTCTACACCGGAACCGGAGGACGCGGCGTTCCCGCCATGCCGAGCGTCATGTACCAGGCGGGCGTCCGGTGCGAGGGCTGCCACATGGAGCTGCCGGGCCACGGCGGTGAGGTCAACCGCGCTTCGAACGTGTCCTGCATGGCCTGCCACGGAGCCGCCTACGAGAAGATCTACCGGAACTGGAAGGAGGGGACCGAGCGCCGGACCGCGGCGGTCGCGAACCAGCTCGACGCGACGGCGCGGGCGCTCGGCGCCGGGGACCCTCGCCTCGCGGACGCGAGGCACAACCTGGCCCTCGTGCGCCGCGCGCACGGGATCCACAACGTCCCCTACTCCTACGCGCTCCTCCGGAAG
- a CDS encoding cytochrome c3 family protein — MPAGARPARTSGMCGVCHSDVRVEYDKGIHKSEEVGCVSCHGGDPAAITVAGAHRGQGYRGKPRRRDIPALCATCHSDIAQMRPYNLPADQYALYKTSQHGIALAKGDESVAVCTDCHGEHEIRPGTDPKSLVAKRNIPSTCGRCHGDAALMARHGVRENVYEDYKDGVHGRALLLDGNDSAPHCANCHGSHGAVPPGLGNVDKVCGQCHTKTRSYFLASVHRGSIERGRRSECIACHQNHKTAEPRLDSFDVICRDCHEPGDPEGRVAGRIQVMLTSADEAIQKAHHAVEKAASIPINTEDYQSRLEDARTALLETFPVTHTVDTTQIESHTRRARSIASEVTREIDEKLTGRRWRYVGLGLFWFYLFLTAAIVVRARRREATGREP, encoded by the coding sequence GTGCCCGCCGGTGCGCGGCCCGCGCGCACGTCGGGCATGTGCGGCGTGTGCCACTCGGATGTCCGCGTCGAGTACGACAAGGGAATCCACAAGAGCGAGGAGGTCGGTTGCGTCTCGTGCCATGGCGGCGACCCCGCGGCCATCACGGTGGCGGGCGCCCACCGTGGCCAGGGATACCGCGGCAAGCCGCGACGCCGGGACATCCCCGCGCTCTGCGCCACGTGCCACTCCGACATCGCGCAGATGCGGCCGTACAATCTCCCCGCCGACCAGTACGCGCTCTACAAGACGTCGCAGCACGGGATCGCGCTCGCGAAGGGGGATGAGAGCGTCGCCGTGTGCACGGACTGCCATGGGGAGCATGAGATCCGTCCAGGAACCGATCCCAAGAGCCTGGTCGCGAAGCGGAACATCCCGTCCACCTGTGGGCGTTGTCACGGAGATGCCGCCCTCATGGCACGCCACGGCGTCCGCGAGAACGTCTATGAGGACTACAAGGACGGCGTTCACGGCCGCGCCCTCCTTCTCGATGGCAACGACTCCGCCCCGCACTGCGCGAATTGCCACGGAAGCCACGGAGCCGTGCCGCCCGGACTCGGCAACGTCGACAAGGTGTGCGGTCAGTGTCACACCAAGACCCGCTCCTACTTCCTGGCTTCCGTGCACCGGGGGTCCATCGAGCGGGGCCGGCGCTCCGAGTGCATCGCCTGCCACCAGAACCACAAGACCGCCGAGCCACGGCTCGACAGCTTCGACGTGATCTGCCGGGACTGCCACGAGCCCGGCGATCCCGAAGGACGCGTGGCAGGCCGGATCCAGGTCATGCTCACGTCGGCGGACGAGGCGATCCAGAAGGCACACCACGCGGTCGAGAAGGCTGCGTCGATCCCGATCAACACCGAGGACTACCAGTCGCGGCTCGAGGACGCGCGGACCGCTCTCCTCGAGACCTTCCCGGTCACTCACACCGTCGACACGACCCAGATCGAGTCCCACACCCGGCGAGCGCGGTCGATCGCGTCGGAGGTGACCCGCGAAATCGATGAGAAGCTCACGGGGCGCCGGTGGCGCTACGTGGGACTGGGCCTCTTCTGGTTCTATCTCTTCCTCACGGCGGCCATCGTGGTCCGGGCCCGCCGGCGCGAAGCCACGGGACGGGAGCCTTGA
- a CDS encoding cytochrome b N-terminal domain-containing protein, whose protein sequence is MQGEPGGRQSLLAWLEARINLTEIASFLSVFGLLPTELDSRKPLREALRDAFHQPLPSYAQWPRVLGIVSFILFLFLAATGTLLSFYYQPTADVAYASVTTISRDVQFGFLIRQTHGWAATLFLLVLAARVIRFFLGGLYARGREIIWMAAVLAFVVGTFLDLTGRLLPWNDKGYWTTVRAREVIDGLPVIGSMVAFLVGGTGLDSLALTRFYVLHIAVFPALILGLFYLHFSSVRRVGMSRLAAPPLRAGRSIRLAMYDMVLILIVLVGVLLTLAIVWPQPYAPAADPLRTLPDAHPPWYLLAPHAVLESLPSFVPRFLRGLLLVTLLGGVLFLPFLDRSAGGDRRNRLFFILGVLVMVTWVLLTFRGYWMEVSR, encoded by the coding sequence GTGCAAGGGGAGCCCGGCGGCAGACAGTCGCTCCTCGCGTGGCTCGAGGCGCGAATCAACCTGACCGAGATCGCTTCCTTCCTGAGCGTCTTCGGCCTTCTCCCCACGGAGCTGGATTCGCGCAAGCCACTCCGCGAGGCGCTCCGTGATGCGTTTCACCAGCCCCTCCCCTCGTACGCCCAGTGGCCCCGAGTGCTCGGGATCGTCTCGTTCATCCTCTTCCTCTTCCTGGCCGCGACCGGGACCCTCCTGTCCTTCTACTACCAGCCGACCGCCGATGTGGCGTACGCCTCGGTGACCACGATCTCTCGGGACGTGCAGTTCGGGTTCCTGATCCGCCAGACGCACGGATGGGCCGCCACGCTCTTCCTGCTCGTCCTCGCGGCCCGCGTGATCCGCTTCTTCCTTGGCGGGCTCTACGCGAGGGGTCGCGAGATCATCTGGATGGCCGCGGTGCTCGCGTTCGTGGTGGGCACGTTCCTCGACCTGACGGGACGGCTCCTCCCCTGGAACGACAAGGGGTACTGGACCACGGTGCGCGCCCGTGAGGTGATCGACGGGCTCCCCGTGATCGGCTCGATGGTGGCGTTCCTGGTCGGAGGGACCGGGCTCGATTCGCTCGCGCTGACGCGCTTCTACGTGCTCCACATCGCGGTATTCCCCGCCCTGATTCTCGGGCTCTTCTACCTGCACTTCTCGAGCGTGCGGCGGGTTGGGATGTCGCGCCTGGCGGCTCCCCCGCTCCGGGCCGGGCGATCGATCCGTCTCGCGATGTACGACATGGTCCTCATCCTGATCGTCCTGGTCGGCGTCCTCCTGACCCTGGCGATCGTCTGGCCGCAGCCGTACGCGCCCGCAGCCGATCCGCTGCGGACGCTGCCGGACGCGCATCCCCCGTGGTATCTGCTCGCACCCCACGCGGTGCTGGAATCGCTCCCCTCGTTCGTGCCGCGATTCCTGCGCGGGCTCCTGCTGGTCACGCTCCTCGGGGGCGTGCTCTTCCTTCCGTTCCTGGACCGGAGCGCGGGCGGCGACCGGCGCAATCGACTCTTCTTCATCCTGGGAGTGCTGGTCATGGTGACGTGGGTTCTCCTGACGTTCCGGGGCTACTGGATGGAGGTTTCCCGATGA
- a CDS encoding Rieske (2Fe-2S) protein produces the protein MKAPDEEARPGERILRAGTLSSLAVGEARLVRHGTEPVFVVRLGESKVLAVSAICTHLRCVLHWNRENGTLLCPCHDGSFDKTGNVLSGPPKRPLPQYPAEIRSDEIIVHL, from the coding sequence TTGAAGGCGCCGGACGAAGAGGCGCGCCCGGGCGAGCGCATCCTCCGCGCCGGCACGCTCTCCTCGCTGGCCGTCGGCGAGGCCAGGCTCGTGCGCCACGGCACGGAACCGGTCTTCGTCGTCCGCCTGGGAGAGTCCAAGGTCCTCGCGGTCTCGGCCATCTGCACGCACCTTCGCTGCGTGCTCCACTGGAACCGCGAGAACGGCACGCTGCTCTGTCCCTGCCATGACGGCTCGTTCGACAAGACCGGGAACGTCCTCTCCGGCCCTCCCAAGCGGCCCCTCCCCCAGTACCCGGCCGAGATCCGGTCGGATGAGATCATCGTCCACCTATGA